In Paraflavitalea devenefica, the following are encoded in one genomic region:
- the infB gene encoding translation initiation factor IF-2, translating into MAELLTPRLMAAAKEFNIGKETLVDFLVGKGFDKDELKPTSKLTEDMYRALQQEFQSDKVAKLKSDQIDLPKGSLEAKKKKEEEAIVFKKDTPVAPKKEEEKKEEQPPQPPVQPVVEEPKAVVEEPVQPEVVKVEAPEIEGPKVLDKIDLSAIDSSTRPKKSVKKKEEETKPVVPQPEEKVEQPPVAEEPKPVKKEEKEPEPVKEKEIVAEVPEIAAPKEEPKPPVTEEKEEAGPVIENIKAEKLEGPKILGKIQLPVGGDNRPKPQGQQAQGQAQQGQGAGANSEEKRKRKRIPIEKKDTQTPQQRAQHLFKKPEGQQHQQRQGGGQQGGHGHGHGQQGGGQFRGGNNRGGQQGGHRPGRPIITREPKEINEKEIQNKIRETQAKLAGTGGRGKSLKAKYRREKRQEMADQGGEELQDNKLQVTEFISVSELANLMDVNFAEVISKCMSLGLMVSINQRLDAEVIELVANEFGYDVEFIDMEKQMEMEEEEEEDNEEDLLPRAPIVTIMGHVDHGKTSLLDYIRNANVVAGESGGITQHIGAYEVTLANSKKIAFLDTPGHEAFTAMRARGAKVTDIAVIVIAADDAVMPQTREAISHAQAAGVPMIFAINKIDKDGANAKKIYEQLAGMNLLVEEWGGKYQSQELSAKKGLNVDLLLEKILLEAELLDLKANPNKEAGGTIIEATLDKGRGYVATVLVQNGTLKQGDLVVSGQHFGRVKAMFNERNKRVDNAPPSTPVLILGLNGAPQAGEKFKVYLDEAEAKEVANRRAQILREQGIRTKKHITLDEIGRRLALGNFKQLNLIIKGDVDGSVEALTDSLQKLSTEEIVVSVVLKGVGAITESDVLLATASDAIIVGFNVRPSAQAARLAEGEGVQIKLYSIIYNAIDEVKSAMEGMLEPKIQEKIVANVEVRNVFKFDKATVAGCYVLDGKIQRNSKIRVIRDGIVVFPKGEGQSAELASLKRFKDDVKEVSSSMECGLTVKSFSDIQVGDIIEAFEEEEVKRTL; encoded by the coding sequence ATGGCAGAATTATTAACACCCAGATTAATGGCCGCGGCCAAAGAGTTCAACATCGGTAAAGAAACACTGGTGGACTTTTTGGTAGGCAAGGGATTTGACAAAGACGAGCTGAAGCCCACGTCGAAACTGACGGAGGACATGTATCGTGCTTTGCAACAGGAGTTCCAGAGTGACAAAGTGGCGAAGCTCAAAAGTGATCAGATTGATCTGCCGAAAGGTAGCCTGGAGGCCAAGAAAAAGAAAGAGGAGGAAGCCATTGTATTCAAAAAAGATACACCGGTAGCTCCCAAAAAAGAAGAAGAGAAAAAAGAAGAACAACCGCCCCAGCCTCCTGTGCAGCCTGTAGTGGAAGAGCCCAAAGCAGTAGTGGAAGAACCCGTTCAGCCTGAGGTGGTAAAAGTGGAAGCGCCTGAAATAGAAGGCCCCAAAGTATTAGACAAAATAGATCTGTCTGCTATAGATTCCTCTACGAGACCTAAGAAGAGTGTTAAGAAAAAAGAGGAAGAAACAAAGCCGGTAGTACCGCAGCCTGAAGAAAAAGTAGAACAACCTCCGGTAGCAGAGGAACCCAAGCCGGTAAAGAAAGAGGAAAAAGAACCGGAGCCGGTAAAGGAAAAAGAGATCGTGGCCGAAGTACCGGAAATCGCAGCGCCAAAAGAAGAGCCCAAACCTCCGGTAACAGAAGAAAAAGAAGAAGCCGGGCCTGTTATTGAAAATATTAAAGCCGAAAAACTGGAAGGCCCGAAGATCCTCGGTAAGATCCAGTTGCCGGTGGGCGGGGATAACCGTCCCAAACCGCAGGGCCAGCAAGCCCAGGGTCAGGCCCAGCAAGGGCAGGGTGCAGGCGCCAACAGCGAAGAAAAACGTAAGCGCAAACGTATCCCCATTGAAAAGAAAGATACGCAAACGCCGCAGCAACGGGCGCAGCACCTGTTCAAAAAGCCCGAAGGTCAGCAGCATCAGCAACGCCAGGGCGGTGGACAACAGGGCGGACATGGTCATGGCCATGGTCAGCAGGGTGGCGGTCAGTTCAGAGGAGGTAATAACCGTGGCGGCCAGCAAGGCGGTCATCGCCCGGGACGTCCCATCATCACCCGCGAGCCCAAAGAGATCAACGAAAAAGAGATTCAGAATAAAATACGGGAAACACAGGCCAAACTGGCCGGTACAGGCGGCCGCGGTAAAAGCCTTAAAGCAAAATACCGCCGGGAAAAGCGCCAGGAGATGGCCGACCAGGGAGGAGAAGAACTGCAGGACAACAAGCTGCAGGTTACAGAATTCATCAGCGTTAGCGAACTGGCTAACCTTATGGATGTAAACTTTGCAGAAGTTATCAGTAAATGTATGAGCCTCGGATTGATGGTATCCATCAACCAGCGCCTGGATGCAGAAGTAATTGAACTGGTAGCCAATGAGTTCGGATATGATGTGGAATTCATTGACATGGAGAAGCAAATGGAAATGGAGGAAGAGGAGGAAGAAGACAATGAAGAAGATCTCCTGCCACGTGCACCCATCGTAACCATCATGGGTCACGTTGACCATGGTAAAACTTCTTTGCTCGACTACATCCGTAATGCCAACGTGGTAGCAGGTGAGTCTGGTGGTATCACCCAGCACATCGGCGCCTATGAAGTTACCCTGGCCAATAGCAAAAAAATAGCCTTCCTCGATACACCGGGTCACGAAGCGTTTACCGCCATGCGTGCGCGTGGTGCAAAAGTGACGGATATTGCCGTTATCGTGATCGCTGCCGATGATGCGGTCATGCCACAAACAAGGGAGGCCATCAGCCACGCTCAGGCTGCCGGCGTACCGATGATCTTTGCGATCAACAAAATAGATAAGGACGGCGCCAACGCGAAAAAGATCTATGAGCAACTGGCCGGTATGAACCTGCTCGTGGAAGAATGGGGCGGTAAATACCAAAGCCAGGAACTCAGTGCCAAGAAAGGACTTAATGTAGACCTCTTATTGGAAAAAATATTGCTCGAAGCCGAATTGCTCGACCTTAAAGCCAATCCCAACAAGGAAGCCGGTGGTACCATCATCGAAGCTACCCTTGATAAAGGACGTGGTTATGTAGCTACCGTGCTGGTGCAGAATGGAACCTTGAAGCAGGGCGACCTGGTAGTATCCGGTCAGCACTTTGGCCGTGTAAAAGCCATGTTCAACGAGCGTAATAAGCGCGTGGACAATGCGCCTCCTTCAACACCGGTACTTATTCTCGGCCTCAACGGTGCGCCGCAGGCTGGTGAGAAATTCAAAGTATATCTCGACGAAGCTGAAGCAAAAGAAGTGGCCAACCGCCGGGCACAGATCCTGCGCGAACAAGGTATCCGTACCAAGAAACACATTACCCTCGATGAGATCGGCCGCCGTCTGGCGCTCGGTAACTTTAAACAGTTAAACCTCATTATCAAGGGCGACGTGGATGGATCGGTAGAAGCCTTGACCGACTCCTTACAGAAACTCTCTACAGAGGAAATTGTGGTAAGCGTGGTACTGAAAGGCGTAGGCGCCATCACAGAAAGTGATGTACTGCTGGCTACCGCTTCCGATGCCATCATCGTTGGTTTCAACGTGCGTCCTTCTGCACAGGCTGCCCGTCTGGCCGAAGGCGAAGGCGTGCAGATCAAGTTGTACTCCATCATCTACAACGCTATTGATGAAGTCAAGAGCGCCATGGAAGGTATGTTGGAGCCCAAAATACAGGAGAAGATCGTGGCGAACGTGGAAGTGCGCAACGTATTCAAATTCGATAAAGCCACCGTTGCCGGATGTTATGTACTGGATGGAAAAATTCAGCGTAATTCCAAGATCCGCGTTATCCGGGATGGTATCGTAGTATTTCCTAAGGGAGAGGGCCAAAGCGCCGAACTGGCATCCCTCAAACGCTTCAAAGATGACGTCAAGGAAGTTTCATCCAGTATGGAATGTGGCCTTACTGTAAAAAGCTTTAGCGACATACAGGTGGGCGATATCATCGAAGCCTTTGAAGAAGAAGAAGTTAAAAGAACATTATAA
- the nusA gene encoding transcription termination factor NusA: MASINLIEAFQEFKEAENIDRPTMMKVVEDVFKTLLRKKFGSDENFDVIVNAEKGDLEITRRRTIVEDGAVNDPLAEVAYSDAVKVEPDYMVGEELYEEVNILDFGRRAILAAKQTLASRISDLKKNVLVKKYGDRVGDIISAEVYQVWKKEILMLDEESNELILPKSEQIPQDYFKKGENTRAVVKKVELKNNSPVIILSRTSPAFLAKLLEIEVPEIFDGLIVIKKIVREPGERAKVAVESYDDRIDPVGACVGMKGSRIHGIVRELKNENIDVINWTNNIQLLIQRSLTPAKITSMELDNDKKQANVFLKPDQVSLAIGKKGVNIKLAQELTGYSIDVYRDTEGEPQEFDIDLEEFSDEIETWIIDEFKRIGCDTARSVLDLTPEELERRTDLERETIDEVRKVLKAEFDKG, encoded by the coding sequence ATGGCAAGTATTAACCTCATTGAGGCTTTCCAGGAGTTTAAGGAAGCGGAAAACATTGACCGTCCCACGATGATGAAAGTGGTAGAAGACGTGTTTAAAACATTGCTGCGCAAAAAATTCGGCAGCGATGAAAATTTTGACGTTATCGTAAACGCTGAAAAGGGTGACCTGGAGATCACGCGTCGCCGTACTATCGTGGAAGATGGCGCTGTAAACGACCCGCTCGCAGAAGTGGCCTACAGTGACGCCGTAAAAGTAGAGCCCGACTACATGGTAGGGGAAGAACTATATGAAGAAGTAAACATTCTCGATTTTGGCCGCCGCGCCATCCTCGCTGCCAAACAAACACTGGCCAGCCGTATCAGCGACCTGAAAAAGAATGTATTGGTTAAAAAATATGGCGATCGTGTAGGGGATATTATCAGTGCGGAAGTATACCAGGTATGGAAAAAGGAGATCCTCATGCTCGATGAGGAAAGCAATGAATTAATACTGCCCAAATCAGAGCAAATACCCCAGGACTACTTCAAAAAAGGCGAAAATACCCGGGCGGTAGTGAAAAAAGTAGAACTGAAAAATAACTCACCCGTCATCATCCTTTCCCGTACTTCTCCCGCTTTCCTTGCTAAATTGCTGGAAATTGAAGTACCCGAGATCTTTGATGGCCTCATCGTGATCAAAAAAATAGTACGGGAACCCGGAGAAAGGGCTAAAGTAGCCGTGGAATCCTACGATGACCGTATTGATCCGGTAGGCGCCTGCGTAGGGATGAAAGGTAGCCGTATCCATGGTATCGTGCGGGAACTCAAAAATGAGAACATCGACGTCATCAACTGGACCAATAACATCCAACTACTCATACAGCGGTCATTAACACCCGCCAAAATTACCAGCATGGAGCTGGACAACGATAAGAAGCAGGCGAATGTCTTCCTTAAACCCGACCAGGTTTCCCTGGCCATCGGTAAAAAAGGGGTGAACATCAAACTGGCGCAGGAATTGACCGGGTACAGCATTGACGTTTACCGGGATACAGAAGGTGAACCCCAGGAATTTGATATCGACCTGGAAGAATTCAGCGATGAAATTGAAACCTGGATCATTGACGAATTTAAACGGATTGGTTGCGATACTGCCCGCAGTGTACTCGACCTTACGCCGGAAGAACTGGAACGCAGAACTGACCTGGAAAGAGAAACGATCGACGAAGTACGGAAAGTGCTGAAAGCAGAGTTTGACAAAGGATAG
- a CDS encoding ribosome maturation factor RimP, whose product MIMDTQVSAIEKMVVDILAGDPVHFLVEIRIKPTNNVKVFLDGDQGITIEKCISINRALYKKLEEAALFPGDDFSLEVSSPGLDEPLKMFRQYKKNTGRLVEVLLKDGIRVDGKLLEVQEDQIVVEETKGKNKKKEVILHHFPFDAIKSTKIQIVF is encoded by the coding sequence ATGATAATGGACACTCAGGTTTCGGCAATTGAAAAAATGGTGGTGGACATACTGGCCGGCGATCCGGTACACTTCCTGGTAGAAATAAGGATAAAACCCACCAACAACGTAAAAGTCTTCCTCGACGGAGACCAAGGTATTACCATTGAAAAATGTATCAGCATAAACCGCGCTTTATACAAAAAGCTGGAAGAGGCGGCACTCTTCCCTGGTGACGACTTCTCCCTGGAGGTGTCTTCTCCCGGATTGGATGAACCCCTTAAAATGTTCCGCCAGTATAAAAAAAATACAGGCAGGCTGGTAGAAGTGTTGTTGAAAGATGGTATACGGGTAGACGGAAAACTGCTCGAAGTGCAGGAAGATCAGATCGTAGTAGAGGAAACCAAAGGGAAAAACAAAAAGAAAGAGGTCATACTGCACCATTTTCCTTTTGATGCAATTAAATCAACTAAAATTCAAATAGTGTTTTAA
- a CDS encoding DUF4834 family protein, which yields MLRVFLWILLGYFLYRFVFNFLVPIFRVSRQMKQQVRDFQNHMQAQQQQHQQQQSYQHSNTAQRQQAPSSTSSHSPQEKSGDYIDFEEVK from the coding sequence ATGTTACGTGTTTTTCTCTGGATATTGCTTGGTTATTTCCTGTACAGGTTTGTATTCAATTTCCTGGTGCCCATTTTCCGGGTTTCCCGGCAGATGAAACAGCAGGTAAGGGATTTTCAAAACCATATGCAGGCCCAGCAACAGCAGCACCAGCAACAACAGTCTTACCAGCATTCCAATACCGCCCAGCGCCAGCAAGCGCCCTCCTCCACGTCTTCCCATTCTCCCCAGGAAAAATCGGGCGACTACATTGATTTTGAGGAAGTAAAGTAG
- a CDS encoding HAD family hydrolase, which translates to MQHIQNIIFDLGGVLLNLDIQKTEDAFLQMGVKNFRDLFALGHAASFFKEYEVGTINDDEFIAALQNLAGLQLQRETVIAGWNAMLRDFPTERIELLIRLKKKYRLFLFSNTNAIHLSAFQQTYSSAFGGNLLDDLFEKAWYSHKINLRKPDTRAFEYILNDKQLLPHQTLFIDDALVNVEGARAAGIQGYHLEPGKTVLDIDWQLS; encoded by the coding sequence ATGCAGCACATCCAAAATATCATCTTCGATCTCGGCGGCGTACTCCTTAACCTGGACATCCAAAAAACAGAAGACGCCTTTCTGCAAATGGGCGTAAAGAACTTCAGGGACCTCTTTGCGCTGGGCCATGCCGCTTCCTTCTTCAAAGAATATGAAGTAGGTACCATCAACGACGATGAGTTCATCGCTGCTTTGCAAAACCTGGCGGGCCTGCAGTTGCAGCGGGAGACCGTTATTGCCGGCTGGAATGCTATGCTGCGTGATTTCCCGACAGAACGCATAGAATTATTAATCAGGCTTAAAAAGAAATACCGCCTCTTCCTGTTCAGCAATACCAACGCCATTCACCTCTCGGCTTTTCAGCAAACCTACAGCAGCGCCTTTGGCGGTAATCTGCTGGATGATCTTTTTGAAAAAGCCTGGTATTCCCATAAAATCAATCTCCGCAAGCCCGATACCAGGGCCTTTGAATACATTCTCAACGATAAGCAATTGTTGCCGCACCAAACCCTCTTCATTGATGATGCGCTGGTAAATGTGGAAGGCGCCAGGGCTGCAGGCATCCAGGGTTATCACCTCGAACCTGGCAAAACAGTGCTGGATATCGACTGGCAACTTTCCTGA
- the paaE gene encoding 1,2-phenylacetyl-CoA epoxidase subunit PaaE has translation MATHFHTLTVATVQKETPECISVVFQVPEALQELYNFKQGQNITLKTILNGEELRRSYSICSSPFDKELRVAIKSVETGRFSSWANNQLKKGDLVEVLPPTGRFFTELHPAHKKHYLAFAAGSGITPILSIIKTTLATEPQSRFTLIYGNRNRASIIFKEQLEALKNRYMERFTLHHILSREKTDAPLNHGRIDPEKCRQLEKLINFAQMDEIFLCGPETMIFSVKNWLEEKGMEKKKIHFELFTTPATGSQQPDFKPQAADLKPQTAGKKSRVTVKLDGIAFDFDLGFDGQPILDAALQQGADLPFACKGGVCATCRAKLVEGQVEMDINYALEPEEMEQGFILTCQSHPRTDKVVVDFDAR, from the coding sequence TTGGCCACCCATTTTCATACATTAACCGTCGCCACCGTACAAAAAGAAACACCTGAATGTATCTCCGTTGTATTCCAGGTGCCCGAAGCATTGCAGGAACTCTATAACTTCAAACAGGGACAAAACATCACGCTTAAAACCATACTCAATGGAGAAGAGCTGCGTCGCTCCTACTCCATTTGCAGCAGTCCTTTCGATAAGGAGCTGCGGGTAGCCATCAAGTCAGTAGAAACAGGCAGGTTTTCTTCCTGGGCCAACAACCAGCTCAAAAAAGGCGATTTGGTGGAAGTATTACCACCCACCGGGAGATTCTTCACTGAATTACATCCCGCGCATAAAAAACATTACCTCGCCTTTGCCGCCGGCAGCGGTATTACACCCATACTTTCCATCATCAAAACCACCCTGGCTACAGAGCCGCAAAGCCGCTTTACCCTGATCTATGGCAACCGTAACCGGGCTTCCATCATCTTCAAGGAACAGCTCGAAGCGCTCAAGAACCGGTACATGGAAAGGTTCACCCTGCACCACATCTTAAGCAGGGAAAAAACAGATGCACCCCTTAACCATGGTCGTATAGATCCGGAAAAATGCAGGCAGCTGGAAAAGCTGATCAACTTTGCACAAATGGATGAGATCTTTCTCTGTGGCCCGGAAACCATGATCTTTTCCGTCAAAAACTGGCTCGAAGAAAAAGGGATGGAGAAAAAGAAGATCCATTTCGAACTATTTACTACGCCGGCAACCGGCAGCCAGCAACCAGATTTCAAACCGCAGGCTGCAGACCTCAAGCCTCAGACTGCCGGTAAAAAGAGCCGGGTTACTGTTAAGCTCGACGGCATTGCCTTTGATTTTGACCTCGGCTTTGATGGTCAGCCTATCCTCGATGCAGCCCTGCAACAGGGCGCCGACCTGCCTTTTGCCTGCAAAGGAGGTGTATGCGCCACCTGCCGGGCCAAACTGGTGGAAGGACAAGTGGAAATGGACATCAACTATGCCCTGGAGCCGGAAGAAATGGAACAGGGCTTCATCCTCACCTGCCAGTCCCATCCCCGTACAGATAAAGTCGTTGTTGACTTCGACGCCCGGTAA
- a CDS encoding TetR/AcrR family transcriptional regulator, which translates to MAKIKSNRSSTRKEIIIAEAAKLFREKGFSATSMRDLAEHVGVEAASLYNHISSKAEILQEICFKVANQFMSHIEEVDNSPQSAIAKIEAILRFHIRQMIEHYEEVYVSDREWKHLTEPYMQNMQSQRRAYRQRIALIIEEGIRKGEIKAIDAPTAVLIMLHAVSGIESWHRSTKKIEGNMLEDNMVMILVEGLKK; encoded by the coding sequence ATGGCAAAAATTAAAAGCAACCGGAGCAGTACGCGTAAAGAGATCATCATCGCCGAAGCTGCCAAACTGTTCCGTGAAAAAGGATTCAGCGCAACATCCATGCGCGACCTGGCAGAGCACGTTGGGGTAGAAGCCGCCAGCCTGTACAACCATATCAGCTCAAAAGCGGAGATACTGCAGGAGATCTGTTTCAAGGTTGCCAATCAGTTTATGTCGCATATCGAGGAAGTGGACAATAGTCCGCAATCTGCCATCGCTAAAATTGAAGCCATTCTGCGGTTCCACATCCGTCAAATGATAGAACATTATGAAGAAGTATATGTAAGCGACCGGGAATGGAAACATCTTACAGAACCCTACATGCAAAACATGCAAAGCCAGCGCCGCGCCTACCGGCAAAGGATTGCCCTCATCATTGAGGAAGGTATCCGCAAGGGAGAAATAAAAGCCATTGATGCGCCCACTGCCGTACTCATCATGCTACATGCGGTCAGCGGCATCGAATCCTGGCACCGCAGCACAAAGAAAATTGAAGGCAACATGCTGGAAGATAACATGGTAATGATCCTGGTAGAAGGGCTGAAGAAATAG
- a CDS encoding PfkB family carbohydrate kinase: MSLISVGTMAFDAIETPFGKTDQIIGGSATYVAYAASNFVKPIQQVSIVGFDFPKEEMDELRKRGVQLDGVEVVPDKKSFFWSGRYHMDMNTRDTLVTDLNVLLDFNPVLPESYQGAEFLMLGNLDPVIQKKVITQLKKRPKLIVMDTMNFWMEVAMPQLEETLKLVDVLMVNDSEARQLSGQFSLVKAAKTIMNMGPKYLIIKKGEHGALLFHGDQVFYAPALPLEEVFDPTGAGDTFAGGFMGHIARTRDISFENMKTAIIVGSAMASYCVEKFGPQRLKEITQADIDVRIQQFVNLVNFDIELTH; encoded by the coding sequence ATGTCTTTGATTTCTGTAGGTACGATGGCCTTTGATGCTATTGAAACACCGTTTGGCAAAACAGACCAGATTATAGGTGGTTCGGCCACTTATGTAGCTTATGCCGCCAGTAATTTTGTAAAGCCCATCCAACAGGTGTCTATCGTAGGCTTCGATTTTCCGAAGGAAGAGATGGATGAGCTGAGAAAGAGAGGGGTACAACTGGATGGTGTGGAAGTAGTGCCTGATAAGAAATCTTTTTTCTGGAGCGGCCGGTACCATATGGATATGAATACCCGCGATACGCTGGTAACCGACCTGAATGTATTACTTGATTTTAATCCTGTATTACCCGAATCGTACCAGGGCGCTGAGTTCCTGATGCTGGGCAATCTGGACCCTGTGATCCAAAAGAAGGTGATCACCCAATTAAAGAAGCGTCCTAAGCTGATTGTAATGGATACGATGAATTTCTGGATGGAGGTGGCCATGCCCCAACTGGAAGAAACCCTGAAACTGGTAGATGTGCTGATGGTGAATGACAGTGAAGCCCGCCAGTTAAGCGGCCAGTTTTCCCTGGTAAAAGCTGCGAAAACGATTATGAATATGGGACCCAAATACCTGATCATTAAGAAAGGAGAACATGGGGCCCTGTTATTCCATGGCGACCAGGTGTTTTATGCTCCTGCTCTTCCGCTGGAAGAGGTATTTGACCCCACCGGCGCCGGTGATACTTTTGCCGGAGGCTTTATGGGACATATTGCCCGCACCAGGGATATTTCTTTCGAAAATATGAAGACGGCTATTATTGTTGGTTCTGCTATGGCGTCTTACTGCGTGGAAAAGTTTGGCCCGCAAAGGTTGAAGGAGATCACCCAGGCTGATATTGACGTACGTATACAGCAGTTTGTGAACCTGGTGAATTTTGATATTGAGCTGACACATTGA
- a CDS encoding lamin tail domain-containing protein, with protein sequence MTVRLLALLLLPQLALQAQTAQRFDIIITELLPDPAPPVSLPNHEFVELKNNSARVINLRGWKLSDGTSTATINTDIEIQPDSFVIICPNAAVSSYAEFGRTIGVSNFPSLNNEADLITLYAPEGNSIHAVAYSGQWYSNPVKATGGWALEIIDPRNPCTGAGNWTAAIHHSGGTPGRQNSVNANNSDQLPPALLRTWTIDSVTIVVVFDESLDSTMAATPGHYHLDHAVGAPVAAEPVSPLFNEVMLKLASPIRTDQVYQLTVRNVMDCSGNAIGMLNKAKAGLPAPPVARTVIINELLFNPPSGGYDYIELYNRSGSIVDLKQLYVAGRSGNGALSGIQQLSTISRLLFPGQYLVLTENAAWLRQRFSIREPADIIELASLPTLPDDQGILAITSQQGEIIDELHYHRDWHFALLSEQDGVALERIDYGQSTQDSHNWMSAAATTGFGTPGFQNSQFRADLQSQGTVSITPSLFSPDNDGFDDLANIRYQMTEPGYVASITIFDAAGMPVRHLARSATLGMQGIFRWDGLDNNRRRLPVGVYVILTEIFNLQGKTKKIKNTVTLVRRL encoded by the coding sequence ATGACTGTAAGACTGCTTGCTTTACTGTTGCTGCCACAGCTTGCGCTGCAGGCGCAAACTGCCCAACGGTTCGATATCATCATAACAGAACTATTACCCGATCCCGCACCCCCGGTAAGCCTGCCCAATCATGAATTTGTAGAACTAAAAAACAACTCCGCCCGGGTTATTAACCTGCGTGGCTGGAAGCTGAGTGATGGCACTTCTACCGCTACCATCAATACCGACATCGAAATACAGCCAGACAGCTTTGTCATTATATGCCCCAATGCGGCGGTGTCTTCCTATGCTGAGTTCGGCAGAACAATTGGCGTGAGTAACTTCCCTTCACTGAACAACGAGGCGGATCTCATTACCCTCTATGCCCCGGAGGGGAATAGCATACATGCAGTTGCTTATAGCGGCCAATGGTACAGTAATCCTGTAAAAGCAACAGGTGGCTGGGCACTGGAGATCATTGATCCGCGCAACCCTTGCACTGGCGCCGGCAACTGGACCGCAGCCATACACCATAGTGGCGGTACGCCCGGAAGGCAAAATTCCGTAAATGCGAACAACAGTGATCAGTTGCCGCCGGCACTGCTCAGGACCTGGACCATTGACAGTGTAACCATCGTGGTCGTATTTGATGAGTCGCTGGATAGTACTATGGCGGCAACACCCGGTCATTACCACCTGGATCATGCTGTGGGCGCTCCGGTGGCTGCAGAGCCGGTGTCGCCACTATTCAATGAAGTAATGCTCAAACTGGCATCGCCCATCAGAACAGACCAGGTATACCAGCTCACCGTGCGAAATGTGATGGATTGCAGCGGTAATGCGATTGGTATGCTCAACAAGGCAAAGGCCGGGCTGCCTGCCCCACCGGTTGCCCGGACGGTCATCATCAACGAATTGCTGTTTAATCCGCCATCCGGTGGTTACGATTATATTGAGCTATATAACCGCAGCGGCAGCATTGTGGACCTGAAACAACTATACGTGGCCGGTCGTTCCGGGAATGGCGCCTTATCAGGCATACAGCAACTAAGCACCATCTCCCGGTTGCTTTTTCCCGGACAATACCTTGTACTCACAGAGAATGCAGCATGGCTACGGCAACGTTTTAGCATCAGAGAGCCTGCAGACATAATAGAATTAGCATCCCTGCCGACCCTTCCCGATGATCAGGGCATCCTGGCCATCACCAGCCAGCAGGGCGAGATCATTGATGAGCTGCATTATCACCGTGACTGGCACTTTGCCTTGCTCAGTGAGCAGGACGGTGTTGCTTTGGAAAGAATAGACTATGGCCAATCCACACAGGACAGCCATAACTGGATGTCTGCAGCCGCTACAACCGGCTTTGGAACACCGGGCTTTCAAAACTCCCAGTTCAGGGCCGATCTGCAATCCCAGGGTACGGTCTCCATTACACCGTCCCTGTTCTCGCCGGATAATGATGGTTTTGATGATCTTGCCAACATCCGGTACCAGATGACCGAACCTGGCTATGTAGCTTCCATTACCATCTTTGACGCAGCAGGGATGCCCGTTCGCCATCTTGCCCGCAGCGCCACCCTGGGCATGCAAGGGATATTTCGCTGGGATGGGCTGGATAATAACCGGCGACGCTTACCAGTTGGCGTGTACGTCATACTTACTGAAATATTCAACCTGCAGGGTAAAACAAAAAAAATAAAAAATACTGTAACATTGGTGCGTCGTTTGTGA